One window from the genome of uncultured Cohaesibacter sp. encodes:
- a CDS encoding DUF6499 domain-containing protein: MQDLDWRSPGAYQYTTRLDAAGFAWEYLRRNDAYRRDWQLHTEAPVSKDSQNAFPEHWGVLFPARPGHFIGQATSVLVSAHAAAIRGACACAS, encoded by the coding sequence ATGCAGGATCTGGATTGGCGGAGTCCGGGGGCTTATCAATACACCACTCGTCTCGATGCTGCCGGTTTCGCATGGGAATATCTTCGCCGCAATGACGCATATCGGCGCGATTGGCAGTTGCACACCGAAGCTCCCGTTTCGAAAGACAGTCAAAACGCCTTTCCCGAACATTGGGGGGTATTGTTTCCCGCAAGACCCGGACATTTCATCGGACAAGCAACTTCTGTTTTGGTCTCCGCGCATGCTGCCGCAATCCGTGGCGCTTGTGCCTGTGCAAGTTGA
- a CDS encoding DUF2285 domain-containing protein — MKQVGDTCHGIWRVAGTEHHFSVSCREASKARLYAFYLPLDRYLELRIHAARRFWRSLNNRPSGPDYRLMPDQMRQWHTLSLRSLDGRRKGASYRKLAEQLLAFRGRKEDFEVDPRKNRARRLVAHGKRMMLGDYRQLLHYPVKPAPKSKGE; from the coding sequence ATGAAGCAGGTCGGGGACACCTGTCATGGCATTTGGCGTGTCGCTGGCACGGAACATCATTTCTCCGTTTCTTGCAGGGAAGCAAGCAAAGCTCGCCTTTACGCATTCTATCTGCCACTCGACAGATACCTAGAGCTTCGCATCCATGCAGCGAGGCGCTTTTGGCGCTCTCTCAATAACCGCCCATCGGGTCCAGATTATCGGCTCATGCCCGATCAAATGAGACAATGGCACACGCTCTCTTTGCGATCACTTGATGGACGACGAAAAGGGGCCAGCTATAGAAAACTTGCCGAACAGCTATTGGCATTCCGCGGGCGCAAGGAGGACTTTGAAGTGGATCCTCGCAAGAACAGGGCGCGTCGACTGGTTGCTCACGGCAAGAGAATGATGCTTGGAGATTACCGGCAGCTTCTTCACTATCCGGTCAAGCCGGCGCCAAAAAGCAAAGGCGAATAG
- a CDS encoding DUF2285 domain-containing protein: MHTPIDPDVADEAPRDDRVTPYDEQHFVTYLRLLDAEKAGANWQEVARIVLHRDDADDDERSYRCWKSHLDRAQWLSKTGYKTILTQAAGTRRNR, from the coding sequence ATGCATACACCAATCGATCCCGATGTTGCTGACGAAGCTCCAAGAGATGATCGTGTCACTCCCTATGACGAGCAGCATTTCGTGACCTATCTGCGTCTGCTTGATGCTGAGAAAGCAGGAGCCAATTGGCAAGAGGTCGCCAGAATAGTCCTTCACCGCGATGACGCCGATGATGACGAGCGAAGCTATCGCTGCTGGAAAAGCCATTTGGATCGAGCCCAATGGCTCTCGAAGACTGGATATAAGACCATCCTGACACAGGCAGCCGGGACACGCCGGAACCGGTGA
- a CDS encoding helix-turn-helix domain-containing protein, whose protein sequence is MVKLDPDMPSRLLRTQEAAHFLGLSLRTLEKHRTYGTGPTYRKIGGRVVYSVEDLQAWTEQGARRSTSEQTSRKVFPARPLTAEERGKL, encoded by the coding sequence ATGGTCAAGCTTGATCCCGATATGCCCTCACGCCTGCTGCGCACGCAGGAAGCCGCTCACTTTTTAGGGCTGTCTCTTCGAACCCTCGAAAAGCATCGCACCTACGGTACGGGACCAACCTACCGAAAGATTGGCGGCCGCGTGGTCTATTCCGTTGAAGACCTGCAAGCTTGGACTGAGCAGGGCGCTCGCAGATCCACCAGTGAACAGACATCGAGAAAGGTCTTTCCCGCTCGTCCACTGACTGCTGAAGAGCGGGGGAAGCTTTGA
- a CDS encoding replication initiator protein A, with protein MTAQRTDHSNQHEGRGQLSPFVISSSSPCLRDQRDLMERPFFSLAKSPRLKPICYKQADIEIQVFGMPDHGMATIWDADILIWAASQIVAAENAGEHSSRLLHFKPYQLLRGIGRQTGNRQYCLLRASLARLQSTVIATTIRNGTRWRCRQFSWINEWEERTTINGRVEGMEFILPEWFYNGVMDRSLVLSIDPAYFRLKGGIERWLYRIARKHVGHQQNGWHFDIAHLHRKSGSLARASDFALAIRRIARQQPLPGYRLGLGALKDREVLWILPVIPRTGTVDKAVDASGDTIGTPHAETIGTSDATLSAHQTHEQRARSCFKDGNKIRNLSNSDSNSFSSASEARGYLKKSAASMPPAASWRTLP; from the coding sequence ATGACTGCACAAAGAACGGATCATTCCAATCAACATGAAGGACGTGGTCAGCTTTCCCCCTTTGTCATCTCGTCCAGCAGCCCCTGCTTGCGCGATCAGCGGGATCTCATGGAGCGGCCCTTCTTTTCTCTGGCGAAGAGCCCACGTCTGAAGCCCATCTGCTACAAGCAGGCCGACATCGAGATCCAGGTCTTCGGAATGCCGGACCACGGCATGGCGACAATATGGGATGCAGACATCCTGATCTGGGCCGCCAGCCAGATTGTCGCCGCTGAAAATGCCGGGGAGCACAGCTCGCGGCTGCTGCATTTCAAACCCTATCAATTGTTGCGTGGCATTGGACGTCAAACGGGGAACCGGCAATATTGCCTATTGAGGGCCTCTTTGGCGCGGCTGCAGTCAACTGTCATTGCCACCACCATCCGCAATGGGACCCGTTGGCGCTGTCGCCAATTCTCATGGATCAACGAGTGGGAAGAGCGGACCACTATCAATGGCCGTGTCGAAGGCATGGAATTTATCCTGCCGGAATGGTTCTACAACGGGGTCATGGACCGCTCTTTGGTGCTCTCGATCGATCCCGCCTATTTCCGGCTGAAGGGAGGGATCGAGCGTTGGCTCTATCGCATCGCTCGCAAGCATGTGGGGCATCAGCAAAATGGCTGGCACTTTGATATTGCCCATCTGCATCGAAAATCAGGAAGCCTTGCTCGTGCTTCCGACTTTGCTCTGGCCATTCGCAGGATCGCAAGACAACAACCATTACCTGGCTATCGGCTCGGGCTTGGTGCGCTCAAAGATCGGGAGGTGCTCTGGATCCTTCCCGTCATTCCGCGCACAGGCACTGTAGACAAGGCTGTGGATGCATCGGGTGACACTATCGGCACACCACACGCAGAGACTATCGGTACATCAGACGCAACACTATCGGCACATCAAACGCACGAACAGCGAGCAAGATCTTGTTTCAAAGATGGAAACAAGATCCGTAACTTATCTAACAGTGATTCTAACAGTTTTTCTTCTGCTTCAGAGGCACGTGGATATCTGAAAAAGAGTGCCGCTTCTATGCCGCCTGCAGCTTCGTGGAGGACATTGCCATGA
- a CDS encoding DUF2840 domain-containing protein produces MTEAMSKDAPFLTLVDLTFEKNRIEHWIRFGHKSYEKILDPYRSIVGFKPGTVFAFVRWASNGYGTQVSRIDIIKAVGKGDACQTVPCVRPGGIILLRLNGWAKVQRALIAIDRVEAIGINPADASPDHWRQVHNRLKAGEDPDGYSIERHAAWLARQRIAP; encoded by the coding sequence ATGACAGAGGCGATGTCAAAGGATGCGCCATTTCTCACGCTGGTTGATCTGACGTTCGAGAAGAACAGGATCGAACATTGGATCCGCTTCGGGCACAAGAGCTATGAAAAGATCCTCGACCCATACCGCAGCATCGTCGGTTTCAAACCGGGCACCGTCTTTGCTTTCGTCCGCTGGGCTTCAAACGGCTATGGCACACAAGTCTCTCGCATCGACATCATCAAGGCCGTCGGCAAGGGAGACGCCTGTCAGACCGTGCCCTGCGTCCGTCCTGGCGGCATCATTCTTCTGCGCCTGAATGGATGGGCGAAGGTCCAGCGTGCCTTGATAGCGATCGACAGGGTGGAAGCAATTGGCATCAATCCCGCTGATGCTTCGCCGGATCACTGGCGACAGGTTCATAACCGGTTGAAAGCGGGGGAAGATCCTGATGGCTACTCAATCGAGCGTCATGCGGCCTGGCTCGCGAGACAAAGGATCGCACCATGA
- a CDS encoding S26 family signal peptidase produces the protein MMRFAYAAVAIAAAAVVASPFFFSPQLKLVWNVSASAPIGLYLLSEPVGLDVTDLVAVRLPEKWQTFAVERGYIGNGTPLLKRIVGLPGQMVCRLNGSITVDEVTMGHAREADHVGRLLPTWHGCQTIGQDELFLMNWQVDDSLDGRYFGPLPSSSIIGLARPFWTDEAGDGRFEWRAPTQ, from the coding sequence ATGATGCGCTTTGCTTATGCCGCCGTTGCCATTGCCGCAGCCGCTGTTGTCGCTTCACCCTTCTTCTTCTCACCGCAGCTGAAACTTGTCTGGAATGTCTCGGCCAGCGCACCCATTGGGCTCTATCTTCTCAGTGAACCTGTCGGACTCGACGTCACCGATCTCGTTGCCGTTAGGCTGCCAGAGAAGTGGCAGACCTTTGCCGTTGAGCGTGGCTACATCGGTAATGGGACACCGCTGTTGAAACGCATTGTGGGCCTGCCCGGTCAAATGGTCTGCCGTCTCAACGGCTCCATAACTGTCGATGAGGTGACAATGGGGCATGCTCGTGAAGCGGATCATGTGGGCCGCTTACTCCCGACATGGCATGGATGCCAGACGATCGGTCAAGATGAACTCTTCCTGATGAATTGGCAGGTCGATGACAGTCTAGATGGTCGCTATTTCGGGCCATTGCCTTCAAGCTCCATCATCGGTCTTGCGCGACCGTTTTGGACCGACGAAGCGGGCGATGGCCGTTTCGAATGGCGGGCACCAACACAATGA
- a CDS encoding lytic transglycosylase domain-containing protein, giving the protein MSVHHHISSEKHRAALLCSGFLFLVASVAPLASTRAGEAIAASYVVHIAEAARHFSFPEDWIKAILQQESVGKEDAVSPKGAMGLMQLMPDTWTDMKLRHDLGDDPFDPRDNVFAGTAYLSFLWDRYGTIEAMLAAYNAGPTRYEDALQGGRSLPAETVSYLEDLAPILRDKITSSQRQFVSDWREAELFASQEGRDDQFGKVGFGPHASGLFVFEALAD; this is encoded by the coding sequence ATGAGTGTTCATCATCACATCAGTTCTGAGAAGCATCGCGCAGCCTTGCTGTGTAGCGGCTTCCTGTTTCTTGTGGCAAGTGTCGCACCTCTCGCATCAACTCGCGCAGGGGAGGCGATTGCCGCTTCTTATGTTGTTCATATTGCGGAGGCGGCGCGACACTTCTCCTTTCCGGAGGACTGGATCAAGGCAATCCTTCAGCAAGAAAGTGTAGGCAAGGAAGATGCGGTGTCGCCCAAAGGTGCCATGGGACTGATGCAGCTCATGCCTGACACCTGGACAGACATGAAGCTCCGCCATGATCTTGGCGACGACCCCTTTGATCCGCGCGACAATGTCTTTGCTGGCACGGCTTATCTCAGTTTCCTTTGGGATCGCTATGGCACCATCGAAGCCATGCTGGCCGCGTACAATGCGGGACCAACCCGCTACGAGGATGCACTTCAGGGTGGCCGAAGTCTGCCAGCCGAAACGGTGTCCTATTTGGAAGATCTTGCACCCATACTTCGAGACAAGATCACATCTAGCCAACGGCAATTCGTCAGTGATTGGCGTGAAGCAGAGCTGTTCGCCAGTCAAGAAGGACGGGATGACCAGTTCGGAAAAGTGGGTTTCGGGCCGCATGCCAGCGGGCTCTTTGTCTTTGAAGCTCTTGCAGACTGA
- a CDS encoding DUF3363 domain-containing protein, translated as MAIDDERSFRPQAGSVHSDIPRLGRAKSFLTAAKKIARQHGNRPSKSALFSGVAKNKGRPEGRQIGPGVKRGRGAAFARSRSLSGGWRYSRAGMRRVIVKARYVRDASRNGRGAAHLRYIQRDGTARDGERGQLYSAGEDHCDGGIFLERGREDRHQFRLIVSPEDGAELSDLTGYTRDLIGRIEEDLGTRLDWVAVNHHNTGQPHVHVIIRGVDELGENLVINGDYLAHGMRERASELATLELGPVSELEQRHKIAREIDQDRFTRIDRVLIDNTTNNLVDLRHGDDETPSSIDRSHRLRRLSKLAKMGLAKELDLGVWELKPDLEATLREIGERGDIIRTMEKALKAEGLVRDPLALEIHDASTPKRIVGRILDKYLSDELGDRISLVIDAIDGHTHHVSGINPEMIEDARIGSVLEIGPAEAGLRTSDRTIAALADNGIFRPSMHLKHLGNGSDRETYVAAHVRRLEVLRRAGLVERIDADHWHIPSDFEERVSAFNASRNRQTTIRVLSNFDLETQIGSDGATWLDRRLLATDIGDLSPSGFGNQVRDAMAARREHLIEQGDAMRQRNGRILYRRNLLTVLQDREVTRVGAELSASSRLPFRPTRDGENVKGTFKATRQLASGKFALIEKAHEFTLVPWRPVMDRQLGREVFGQMRGGSVSWQFGRQKGLGI; from the coding sequence ATGGCAATCGATGATGAAAGGAGCTTTCGGCCACAAGCTGGTTCTGTACACTCCGATATTCCAAGGCTCGGCAGGGCGAAGAGCTTTCTGACAGCAGCGAAGAAGATCGCTCGCCAGCATGGTAACCGCCCATCAAAGTCGGCCCTGTTTTCGGGGGTGGCGAAAAACAAAGGCAGGCCGGAAGGCCGACAGATTGGCCCTGGCGTCAAGCGGGGTAGAGGAGCCGCTTTTGCCAGGTCGCGCTCGCTATCCGGTGGCTGGCGATACAGTCGAGCCGGAATGCGTCGTGTCATCGTCAAGGCGCGTTATGTGCGTGATGCCAGCCGGAATGGGCGAGGCGCTGCGCATCTGCGCTATATTCAGCGTGATGGCACAGCACGCGATGGCGAACGTGGTCAGCTATATTCCGCAGGAGAGGATCACTGTGACGGCGGGATATTTCTGGAACGTGGCCGCGAGGATCGCCATCAGTTTCGCCTGATCGTATCTCCCGAGGATGGGGCTGAACTCTCTGACTTGACCGGTTACACCCGTGACCTCATAGGCCGCATCGAGGAAGATCTTGGAACAAGATTGGACTGGGTGGCGGTCAACCATCACAATACCGGACAACCCCATGTGCATGTCATCATCCGAGGGGTGGATGAGCTGGGCGAGAATCTGGTGATCAATGGTGACTATCTCGCTCATGGCATGCGTGAACGCGCAAGCGAACTGGCGACACTGGAATTGGGGCCCGTTTCAGAACTTGAACAACGCCACAAGATCGCACGGGAGATCGATCAAGACCGCTTCACCCGGATTGATCGAGTATTGATTGATAATACGACCAACAATCTTGTTGATCTGCGGCATGGCGATGATGAGACGCCAAGCAGTATTGATCGGAGCCATCGATTACGCCGCCTCTCAAAACTTGCAAAGATGGGCCTAGCCAAAGAGCTGGACCTCGGCGTCTGGGAGCTAAAGCCAGACCTCGAGGCAACATTGCGGGAGATCGGGGAAAGAGGGGATATCATCCGCACGATGGAAAAAGCGTTGAAGGCTGAGGGCTTGGTCAGGGACCCTTTGGCTCTCGAAATCCATGACGCCTCCACCCCCAAACGGATCGTCGGGCGCATCCTCGACAAATATCTGAGTGATGAACTTGGCGACAGGATCAGCCTTGTCATCGATGCCATCGATGGTCATACGCATCACGTCTCAGGGATCAATCCCGAGATGATCGAAGATGCTCGGATTGGCAGTGTCCTTGAGATAGGGCCAGCAGAGGCAGGTCTTCGAACTTCGGACAGAACAATTGCGGCGCTCGCTGACAATGGCATCTTCCGACCCAGCATGCATCTGAAGCATTTGGGCAATGGCAGCGATCGCGAAACCTATGTTGCTGCACACGTCCGCAGATTGGAAGTCTTGCGGCGCGCTGGTCTTGTCGAGCGCATCGACGCTGATCACTGGCATATCCCTTCCGACTTTGAGGAAAGAGTCTCAGCCTTCAATGCAAGCCGAAACCGCCAGACCACGATCCGTGTCCTCTCGAATTTTGACCTCGAAACGCAGATCGGATCTGATGGGGCGACCTGGCTTGATAGACGTTTGCTGGCGACGGACATAGGAGACCTATCCCCGTCGGGGTTTGGCAACCAAGTGCGTGACGCCATGGCGGCACGCCGGGAACATTTGATCGAGCAGGGGGATGCTATGCGTCAGCGCAACGGCCGAATTCTATATCGGCGCAATCTCCTGACCGTCCTGCAAGACAGAGAAGTGACCCGTGTCGGTGCCGAGCTGTCTGCAAGCAGCAGATTGCCATTCAGGCCTACCCGCGATGGTGAGAATGTCAAAGGAACCTTCAAGGCCACCCGACAGCTTGCAAGTGGGAAATTTGCCCTGATTGAGAAGGCCCATGAATTCACGCTTGTTCCCTGGCGCCCAGTGATGGATCGGCAATTGGGGCGGGAGGTGTTTGGCCAGATGCGTGGGGGATCTGTGTCATGGCAGTTTGGTCGGCAAAAGGGGCTGGGTATTTGA
- a CDS encoding site-specific integrase: MRLYDQYNNRLYINPEERDRFIEAASQSDCDIRSFCLTLLYTGIRLTEARELTVAAVQLDSRLISVRCLKKRNRHVMREVPIPPALVEALECVHGIRTIQKNMVHAHTKFLWTYNGRPLARTTAYRWVKRVMDDAGIVGMQASPKGLRHGYGIHAIRSGIQLHMLKKWMGHASMNTTAIYATAIGKEELALADRMW; this comes from the coding sequence ATGCGGCTGTATGACCAATACAACAACCGCCTTTATATTAACCCCGAAGAGAGGGATCGATTTATCGAGGCAGCCAGCCAAAGCGATTGTGATATCCGATCCTTCTGCCTGACCCTGCTTTATACAGGCATTCGTCTCACCGAAGCGCGAGAATTGACGGTAGCAGCTGTACAATTGGATTCACGGCTGATTTCTGTCCGGTGCCTCAAAAAACGAAACAGACATGTGATGCGGGAAGTCCCCATTCCTCCAGCTCTTGTCGAGGCACTTGAATGCGTGCATGGCATCAGAACCATTCAGAAGAATATGGTTCATGCTCACACCAAATTCTTGTGGACCTACAATGGCAGACCCCTGGCCAGAACAACGGCCTACCGCTGGGTCAAGCGGGTGATGGATGACGCCGGCATTGTCGGTATGCAGGCAAGCCCCAAAGGACTACGGCACGGGTACGGCATTCATGCTATCCGTTCCGGTATTCAGCTTCATATGCTGAAAAAATGGATGGGACATGCATCCATGAATACGACCGCAATTTACGCAACTGCAATCGGTAAGGAAGAGCTCGCTCTTGCTGATCGGATGTGGTGA
- a CDS encoding biliverdin-producing heme oxygenase — protein MEIDPFTTREQYLKFLKSQYRFHYLTDIYYTSRSLLPIIPDIRQRRRLPLIRRDIVDLGGERLELPLVQDCKVDIPTALGWLYVAESAKLGSAFYLHKIALLGLTKDCGAGHLSQNAELCGLHWRKFSAALDAADFSDLDEERLLIGAEQAYENMLFMIKHNFFQ, from the coding sequence ATGGAGATCGATCCGTTTACAACACGCGAGCAATATCTCAAATTCCTGAAATCACAATATCGGTTCCACTATCTGACAGACATCTATTACACCAGCCGCAGTCTGTTGCCGATCATACCCGATATTCGTCAGAGGCGCCGGTTACCCCTTATCCGCCGCGACATTGTCGATCTTGGTGGTGAGCGACTGGAACTGCCACTTGTCCAAGATTGCAAGGTCGATATTCCAACCGCCCTTGGCTGGTTGTATGTCGCCGAAAGCGCAAAACTTGGCTCAGCCTTCTACCTGCACAAGATCGCGCTTTTAGGGCTGACGAAAGACTGTGGAGCAGGCCATCTGTCTCAAAATGCCGAATTGTGCGGGCTTCACTGGAGGAAATTTTCAGCGGCGCTCGATGCGGCTGACTTTTCCGATCTTGACGAAGAACGGCTTCTGATAGGCGCCGAGCAAGCTTATGAAAACATGCTCTTCATGATCAAACACAACTTCTTTCAATAG
- a CDS encoding outer membrane beta-barrel protein, with protein sequence MFQRLFLMYGVCALMVPSLAAAADLPTPNPVVENAKRYDTNPWEGSYVGVYGGYSWNDAEVSFPLIFPGFTRVVSTSYDHEGARIGGFAGYNWIFSPSFLAGFEADLGKDWSSYETGGLKFQNGMNWSARGRLGYTMDRALVFVSGGYTGMNADFSGTQNEDMTFHGWTLGAGLDFAFTKSIFGRLEYRYNDYQDSTANFGSTPVTTDPSQSIINVGIGVKF encoded by the coding sequence ATGTTTCAACGATTGTTCCTCATGTATGGCGTTTGCGCGCTTATGGTTCCTTCTCTGGCGGCGGCCGCAGATCTGCCAACACCTAACCCCGTCGTTGAGAACGCAAAGCGTTACGACACTAACCCCTGGGAGGGTTCATATGTCGGAGTTTACGGCGGCTACAGCTGGAATGATGCCGAGGTATCATTCCCGTTGATATTCCCCGGCTTCACAAGGGTCGTTTCAACATCATATGACCATGAAGGGGCACGCATCGGCGGTTTCGCTGGGTACAACTGGATATTCTCACCCTCATTTCTGGCGGGCTTTGAAGCTGACCTAGGTAAAGACTGGTCCAGTTATGAAACTGGAGGATTGAAATTCCAGAACGGCATGAACTGGAGCGCCCGTGGGCGGCTTGGGTATACGATGGATCGTGCACTTGTCTTTGTGTCGGGCGGCTACACCGGCATGAATGCCGACTTCTCTGGCACCCAGAACGAAGACATGACCTTCCATGGCTGGACGCTTGGTGCCGGGCTGGACTTCGCCTTCACAAAAAGCATCTTCGGGCGACTGGAGTACCGATACAACGACTATCAGGACAGCACTGCCAATTTCGGCTCCACCCCCGTTACGACCGATCCTTCCCAGAGTATCATCAATGTCGGCATTGGAGTGAAATTCTAG
- a CDS encoding LysR family transcriptional regulator produces MKRGRTKLLARISLGKRVPMTALIQTLAVAEYLSFQGAARALGVSQSSVSMRVRDLEQELGILLFERSTHGVQPTEAGRHFVAEVDSALETLEAAILCAGSRARGEKADLRVGIYSLVPGGFLDRLFKRFKEEAPLVHFEISEGTAREALFMLREGKLDIAFMACNQEIPDLNSRTIWSDEILVGLPLGHPLTVQKKITWKDLAQQTFLTRRGGTGPQIHDLIIARSMGRWPIPEILKLKIGYGTLLSLIEAGCGISLFLKEASLLRARDVVFKPIHDETERITFSVVWSPNNHNPALSRLLKLAMDMDSDKTDP; encoded by the coding sequence ATGAAACGTGGCAGGACCAAACTGCTTGCCCGCATTTCTCTCGGCAAACGGGTGCCGATGACTGCGCTCATTCAAACATTGGCAGTCGCAGAATATCTCAGCTTTCAAGGGGCAGCACGTGCGCTCGGCGTCAGCCAGTCCAGTGTCAGCATGAGAGTAAGGGACTTGGAGCAGGAGTTGGGGATCCTGCTCTTTGAGCGCTCGACCCATGGCGTTCAGCCCACGGAAGCCGGACGTCATTTCGTGGCGGAAGTCGATAGTGCTCTGGAAACATTGGAAGCGGCAATTCTATGTGCGGGGAGCCGGGCTCGAGGGGAGAAGGCCGATTTGCGTGTCGGCATCTATTCCCTTGTTCCCGGCGGCTTTCTCGATCGCCTGTTCAAGCGCTTCAAGGAGGAAGCGCCCCTCGTGCATTTCGAAATTTCCGAAGGCACCGCACGGGAAGCATTATTCATGTTGAGGGAAGGCAAGCTCGATATTGCCTTTATGGCTTGCAATCAGGAAATCCCTGATCTCAATTCCCGAACCATCTGGAGCGATGAAATTCTGGTCGGCTTGCCTCTTGGCCACCCACTTACGGTCCAGAAGAAAATCACATGGAAGGATCTGGCACAACAGACCTTCCTTACCCGCCGAGGAGGCACCGGCCCCCAGATCCATGATCTGATCATCGCACGGTCCATGGGCCGCTGGCCGATACCCGAAATCCTCAAGCTGAAAATCGGCTATGGCACTTTGCTCTCTCTGATCGAAGCAGGATGCGGCATCTCTCTGTTTCTCAAGGAAGCCTCTTTGTTGAGAGCCCGCGATGTTGTCTTCAAACCCATCCATGACGAAACCGAACGGATCACTTTCTCTGTCGTCTGGTCGCCAAACAATCACAACCCGGCCTTGTCTCGATTGCTCAAACTCGCGATGGATATGGATTCGGACAAGACCGACCCATAG